From one Suicoccus acidiformans genomic stretch:
- a CDS encoding ATP-binding cassette domain-containing protein, translating to MLEARHIYKHYGKRSVLQDVSLTLEPGEVVALIGLNGTGKTTLMQILMQLLRPDQGAVSIDGKPVDFSSLDQISYISDQFVGLKQETIRYNLDLLARYYPCYQEGRAQRCLDFFQLNADDQIAHLSKGNVAKANLLMGMSLDTSYILMDEPFSGIDLFTREEISRALTSELVEGQGVLIASHQIDELESIVDRALLLKDGAIAYEFSPEAVREESGQSMVDVMREVY from the coding sequence ATGTTAGAGGCTAGACATATTTACAAGCACTATGGTAAACGAAGTGTCTTACAAGACGTCTCATTAACATTAGAGCCAGGAGAAGTAGTTGCGTTAATTGGGCTGAATGGCACAGGCAAGACTACCTTAATGCAAATATTGATGCAGCTCTTGCGTCCAGATCAAGGAGCAGTAAGTATAGATGGAAAGCCAGTTGACTTTAGCTCATTAGATCAAATTAGCTATATTTCTGATCAATTCGTTGGGCTGAAGCAAGAGACTATTCGTTATAATCTAGACTTACTCGCGCGTTACTATCCCTGTTACCAAGAGGGACGCGCCCAGCGATGTCTCGATTTTTTCCAATTAAATGCCGATGATCAGATTGCGCATTTGTCCAAAGGGAATGTGGCTAAAGCTAATCTTTTAATGGGGATGAGTTTGGATACATCATACATACTAATGGATGAGCCGTTCTCAGGGATTGACTTGTTCACGCGCGAGGAGATATCTCGTGCCTTAACGAGTGAATTAGTCGAAGGGCAAGGTGTATTAATCGCCTCCCATCAAATTGATGAGTTGGAGAGTATTGTCGACCGTGCCTTATTATTGAAAGACGGTGCGATTGCCTATGAATTCTCACCCGAAGCAGTGCGGGAAGAATCGGGGCAGTCAATGGTTGATGTGATGCGGGAGGTGTACTAA
- a CDS encoding GntR family transcriptional regulator, translating into MKYNKREPIYQQIAREIKVEILQGKLEPGDRLPSRREYAQTHKVNPNTVQRAYQLLEDADIIVTEPNVPSRVTEEVGVLEALKAERIHKLIREFYEATQAIGLSLEQVVEELERLEDESC; encoded by the coding sequence GTGAAATACAACAAAAGAGAGCCGATTTACCAGCAAATTGCTCGAGAAATTAAAGTGGAAATCTTACAAGGGAAGCTTGAACCTGGAGATCGTCTGCCATCCAGGCGGGAATATGCCCAAACACACAAGGTAAATCCGAATACGGTACAAAGAGCCTATCAGTTATTGGAGGATGCAGATATTATCGTGACGGAACCGAATGTGCCGAGCCGGGTAACCGAAGAGGTTGGCGTACTGGAAGCCTTGAAGGCGGAACGAATTCATAAACTTATCCGCGAGTTTTACGAAGCTACCCAAGCGATAGGACTCAGCTTAGAGCAGGTGGTAGAAGAATTAGAAAGATTGGAGGATGAATCATGTTAG
- a CDS encoding Crp/Fnr family transcriptional regulator — MSHPQHMCVSTVPIFNHLDKDTLRLIHEQITHQSYERGEYLFRAGDPSNVLYIIHRGMVKITRLTSSGKEQVIRMVGPGDFIGERTLFNEAGTHDNYAEVITKAEICVLQGDDFAQLLSDYPAVALRILGEVSQRLADSERQTTYVSTAQVGSRLALYLADLAGEAEGEVTVTLPITRKDLASYLGTTPESISRKFKKLEDQGYITQQKGREILIHNVDELLFYNEDV, encoded by the coding sequence ATGTCGCACCCACAACACATGTGTGTATCCACTGTGCCAATCTTCAATCACTTAGACAAAGACACTTTACGCCTAATTCACGAGCAAATAACGCATCAATCCTATGAACGAGGTGAATATCTCTTTCGTGCAGGCGACCCTTCCAATGTCCTCTATATTATCCACCGAGGGATGGTCAAGATAACCCGCTTGACCAGTTCCGGCAAAGAGCAAGTCATTCGCATGGTTGGGCCTGGCGACTTTATCGGTGAACGCACCCTCTTTAACGAAGCAGGAACCCATGATAATTACGCCGAAGTCATTACCAAAGCTGAAATCTGTGTCTTACAAGGGGATGATTTCGCCCAGCTTTTAAGTGACTATCCTGCGGTTGCCCTGCGAATCCTAGGTGAAGTGAGCCAGCGCCTGGCTGATTCGGAAAGGCAGACGACATATGTTTCAACCGCGCAAGTAGGTAGTCGCTTGGCGCTCTATCTTGCTGATTTAGCAGGTGAAGCCGAAGGAGAAGTGACCGTCACATTACCCATTACCCGCAAAGACCTCGCTTCATATTTAGGCACCACCCCCGAATCAATCTCGCGCAAATTCAAGAAACTCGAAGATCAAGGCTATATCACCCAGCAAAAAGGCAGGGAAATTCTTATACATAACGTCGATGAACTGCTTTTCTATAATGAGGACGTATAA
- a CDS encoding NADPH-dependent FMN reductase: protein MEKHVVFIVGSLRKEAISRRIADEVQSLFPENVSTEILEIRDLPLYDADYDNPDITDRPLPETYPVFRQAVQAADGVFFVTPENNRTIPAALKNAIDVGSKPNGQAAWVGKPAGLISHSVGRLGGYSSYKNVQLALTYFQMPMVREMEVFLSQSPQLWEGDQLNEGTKAFLQKYVDAYVNLLD, encoded by the coding sequence ATGGAGAAACACGTTGTATTTATTGTGGGCAGCTTGCGTAAAGAGGCAATCTCAAGACGCATTGCCGACGAAGTTCAAAGCTTATTCCCTGAGAATGTAAGCACAGAGATACTTGAAATTCGGGATTTGCCCTTGTATGATGCGGACTATGATAATCCTGACATAACTGATCGTCCCTTACCAGAGACATATCCAGTCTTCCGCCAAGCCGTTCAAGCAGCGGACGGGGTTTTCTTTGTGACTCCAGAGAATAACCGTACGATTCCTGCGGCTCTAAAGAATGCGATTGATGTAGGCTCTAAGCCCAATGGTCAAGCTGCTTGGGTAGGTAAACCCGCCGGACTCATTTCCCATTCGGTCGGACGTTTAGGGGGCTACTCTTCGTATAAGAATGTGCAACTGGCTTTAACCTATTTCCAAATGCCTATGGTTCGGGAAATGGAAGTTTTCTTAAGTCAATCGCCCCAACTATGGGAAGGCGATCAACTAAATGAAGGCACAAAAGCCTTCTTGCAAAAGTATGTCGACGCATATGTGAATTTATTGGATTAA
- the gpmA gene encoding 2,3-diphosphoglycerate-dependent phosphoglycerate mutase, with protein MKLTLIRHGQSEWNKLNLFTGWQDVDLSEEGVQEAIEAGKLLKAADIPFEVAYSSVLTRANKTLYHVLNQTDRAWVPIYKSWRLNERHYGALTGLNKAETAAKYGDEQVHIWRRSYNVSPPEMDAAQALAFKEDPRYADLPNSEFPLTENLEITLERVRPYWIDNIARDLSYGKNVLVVAHGNSLRALSKMLDNISDEDITSLEIATGQPIVYDLDEDLNVVNKTILTAE; from the coding sequence ATGAAATTAACGTTAATTCGTCATGGTCAGAGTGAGTGGAATAAATTAAATCTCTTTACTGGATGGCAAGATGTAGATTTAAGTGAAGAAGGGGTTCAAGAAGCTATTGAAGCTGGGAAGCTATTGAAAGCGGCGGATATTCCCTTTGAAGTAGCCTACTCATCTGTATTGACACGAGCAAACAAAACACTATATCACGTATTAAATCAAACCGATCGTGCGTGGGTGCCTATTTATAAATCCTGGCGTTTAAATGAACGTCATTATGGTGCTTTGACTGGCTTAAATAAGGCCGAAACGGCGGCTAAATATGGTGATGAGCAAGTCCATATTTGGCGACGTTCTTATAATGTGAGTCCGCCCGAAATGGATGCTGCGCAAGCATTAGCATTCAAGGAGGATCCCCGCTATGCTGATTTACCCAATAGTGAGTTCCCCTTAACGGAGAATTTGGAAATCACCTTAGAACGGGTACGTCCTTATTGGATTGATAATATTGCCCGCGACTTATCCTATGGTAAGAATGTGCTAGTGGTCGCCCATGGTAATTCCTTGCGGGCCTTAAGTAAGATGCTGGATAATATTTCAGACGAAGATATTACTAGCTTAGAGATTGCGACCGGACAGCCGATTGTTTATGATTTAGATGAAGATTTAAACGTTGTGAATAAGACCATTCTAACAGCAGAATAA
- a CDS encoding metal ABC transporter permease — MLEFEFMRRALLAGGLLSIMVPLIGIVMVSRKTSMIGDALAHCSLVGVGLGLILGINPTTGAVFSSIIAAFAIEGIRERFPQYGDMATAVTMSIGLGLAAILSDFAPGGNTFESYLFGSISAITLEDITFIVLAFIVVVFFSVKYYGALLDISIDPSLARLSGVPVGLINIIFTILAAITIALATQVVGALLVSSLLVLPVATSLMLCRSYLTTLLSSVCLGLLYMLGGLILSYTYDIRPGGAIVLLAVLGMGLAWLMNRFKKA; from the coding sequence ATGCTTGAATTTGAATTTATGCGCCGCGCCCTACTAGCTGGGGGGCTTTTATCGATTATGGTTCCTCTGATTGGCATCGTCATGGTCAGTCGCAAAACCTCGATGATTGGTGATGCTTTAGCTCACTGTTCCTTAGTTGGAGTCGGTCTTGGTCTTATTCTAGGTATAAATCCAACCACAGGAGCAGTTTTCTCTAGCATTATTGCTGCCTTTGCAATTGAAGGGATACGCGAACGCTTTCCCCAATACGGGGATATGGCCACGGCTGTTACGATGAGTATTGGCCTAGGCTTAGCCGCGATACTGTCTGACTTTGCCCCAGGTGGCAATACGTTTGAGTCTTACCTCTTCGGGAGTATTTCAGCGATTACACTGGAGGACATCACTTTCATCGTCTTGGCCTTTATCGTCGTCGTCTTCTTTTCGGTAAAGTATTATGGTGCGTTACTGGATATATCGATTGATCCAAGTTTAGCGCGTTTATCGGGCGTGCCAGTGGGTTTAATTAATATTATTTTTACAATTCTTGCCGCGATTACGATTGCCTTGGCTACTCAAGTTGTCGGGGCGCTATTGGTATCGTCCTTATTGGTTCTACCTGTGGCGACATCCCTGATGCTCTGTCGCAGTTATCTGACGACCTTGCTAAGTAGTGTCTGCCTAGGCTTACTTTATATGCTTGGGGGTCTCATCTTATCTTATACCTATGATATTCGACCAGGTGGGGCCATTGTGCTCCTTGCGGTGTTAGGTATGGGCCTTGCGTGGCTTATGAACCGCTTCAAAAAAGCATAA
- a CDS encoding metal ABC transporter ATP-binding protein, protein MIQLRDVYYAYLTEPVLKGINLDIPQGTITVLSGENGSGKSTLLKVILGELIPQQGEVRLMDTPVAEMTDFSAVSYVPQVQVMNQVAFKITCLELVSLNLYREFGFWKIPTQAAKAKARKQMEALSLSEYIDTPFNELSGGLKQRTMIARALVNEPKLLILDEPTANVDAESTKAFLAQLNQLKAEEHLTIVIVSHDLQALQENLAIDTHYRLRLGELSHA, encoded by the coding sequence ATGATTCAACTACGAGATGTTTACTATGCCTATTTAACCGAACCGGTTTTAAAGGGAATTAATTTAGACATTCCTCAAGGAACGATTACAGTTTTATCCGGGGAGAATGGGTCAGGGAAATCAACCCTACTGAAAGTGATTCTTGGTGAACTCATACCTCAGCAAGGGGAAGTTCGCTTGATGGATACGCCGGTGGCAGAGATGACGGATTTCTCAGCTGTATCTTATGTCCCGCAAGTTCAAGTGATGAACCAAGTTGCTTTCAAGATAACGTGCTTAGAGCTTGTAAGTTTGAACTTGTACCGGGAGTTTGGCTTCTGGAAAATTCCGACCCAAGCGGCGAAAGCCAAAGCAAGGAAGCAGATGGAAGCGCTAAGTTTGAGCGAGTATATCGATACACCCTTTAATGAACTGTCCGGAGGCTTGAAGCAAAGAACCATGATTGCACGCGCCTTAGTAAATGAGCCGAAGCTCTTAATCTTAGATGAACCAACAGCAAATGTGGACGCAGAAAGTACGAAAGCTTTTCTAGCGCAACTGAATCAGCTGAAAGCTGAAGAACATTTAACCATTGTAATCGTTAGTCATGACTTACAGGCTTTACAGGAGAATTTAGCGATTGATACACACTATCGCTTGAGATTGGGGGAATTAAGCCATGCTTGA
- a CDS encoding metal ABC transporter substrate-binding protein, whose amino-acid sequence MAMRKKFLNRMAGFALLVAACLSLVACTFQEDAAQSSDKPIVYASFYPIYDLLADLSGDTVEVRYFMPIEKSPHEWEPTPKDMKKLSEADLLVVNGANMEKWVADVQENLPDLDILILSEKADLITYKGAAAIGDFQYLAKLSLEAGESYSLQFGHTHENLLRFAMFQSDKQDADLIEAGKTIMEDKGEVVVQHADLSIEPEQVYGVEMGHESGQINFAVPESGDWYFVCDRISEKILSYQLLDQQGEQLQAEAILEGSSSTGDQVTYDPHSWLSVTNAKRYINTIQDKLIELYPEHERTYQKNKFKLTDQLTKMEVAYRTKFKECKTNKFVSTHNAYEYLAKDFNLDQYPLQDLVSTETPSLKATRAAILYCQANNIDTIFYEYGASDKAARTLADEIKGQVQPLASMEYATNIESIEDASYLNLIQFNLENLYQSMR is encoded by the coding sequence ATGGCAATGAGGAAGAAATTTCTTAACAGAATGGCAGGCTTTGCGCTATTAGTCGCAGCCTGCCTTAGCCTCGTTGCTTGTACGTTTCAAGAAGATGCGGCTCAGTCTTCTGACAAACCGATTGTCTACGCTTCTTTCTATCCGATATATGACTTATTGGCTGACTTATCTGGGGATACAGTCGAGGTAAGATACTTTATGCCGATTGAGAAGAGTCCGCATGAATGGGAACCGACCCCGAAAGATATGAAGAAATTATCTGAGGCAGACTTATTAGTCGTCAATGGCGCTAATATGGAGAAGTGGGTAGCGGATGTCCAGGAGAATCTGCCTGATTTAGATATTCTCATCCTTTCTGAAAAGGCTGATTTAATCACCTATAAAGGAGCCGCCGCGATTGGTGACTTCCAATACTTGGCTAAATTATCCTTGGAGGCGGGGGAAAGTTATAGCTTGCAATTTGGTCATACCCATGAGAATTTGTTGCGTTTCGCGATGTTTCAGTCAGATAAGCAGGATGCTGATTTGATTGAAGCAGGCAAGACGATTATGGAGGACAAGGGAGAAGTTGTCGTTCAACATGCGGATTTATCGATTGAACCCGAACAGGTTTATGGGGTAGAAATGGGACATGAAAGTGGACAAATTAACTTTGCCGTTCCTGAAAGTGGGGACTGGTATTTCGTCTGTGACCGTATTAGTGAGAAAATCCTTTCCTATCAATTATTGGACCAGCAGGGCGAGCAACTGCAAGCGGAAGCTATTCTAGAAGGATCCAGCTCAACAGGTGATCAAGTTACCTATGACCCGCATTCCTGGTTATCTGTTACCAATGCTAAACGTTACATCAACACCATTCAAGATAAATTGATTGAACTGTATCCTGAACATGAACGCACCTATCAGAAGAATAAATTTAAGCTGACCGATCAATTAACTAAGATGGAAGTAGCCTATCGGACGAAATTTAAGGAATGTAAGACGAATAAATTTGTCTCAACCCATAATGCTTATGAATATTTGGCGAAAGACTTCAATTTGGATCAGTATCCCTTGCAAGATTTGGTATCTACCGAAACGCCAAGTTTGAAGGCAACGCGGGCAGCGATTTTGTATTGTCAGGCGAATAATATCGATACAATTTTCTATGAATATGGGGCGAGTGATAAGGCAGCCCGGACCTTGGCCGATGAAATTAAGGGGCAAGTCCAGCCGCTTGCGTCCATGGAATATGCCACCAATATTGAATCTATCGAAGATGCCAGTTACTTGAACCTAATTCAATTTAATCTTGAGAATTTATATCAATCAATGCGATAG
- a CDS encoding ZinT/AdcA family metal-binding protein — MKKLLLTLSATLLVSAPLVTSNVYADEHDHDHSHEAAPSTDVQLIDWEGEWNSYGAYLEEADVKEALAKAAEKEGQDEAEYTDAIKERRKADFDGLIIDDKTITFLQTRADSDEVKESSKGTYTYSETISVDHGGQPMFWYVFEGDEDAPYPYVLLMDLHGEDTMAHFHMRYGDDLKALADEDSEWYPTFVASDTSTDQVVFDILGE, encoded by the coding sequence ATGAAGAAATTACTATTAACCTTATCTGCTACTTTACTCGTTTCTGCACCACTTGTCACATCCAATGTTTATGCGGATGAACATGACCATGATCACAGCCATGAAGCAGCGCCTAGTACGGATGTCCAATTAATTGATTGGGAAGGTGAATGGAATAGCTACGGTGCTTACTTAGAAGAAGCAGATGTTAAAGAAGCCTTAGCTAAAGCGGCTGAGAAGGAAGGGCAAGATGAAGCCGAGTATACCGATGCCATAAAAGAACGTCGTAAAGCCGACTTTGATGGCTTGATTATTGACGATAAGACCATTACTTTCTTACAAACACGCGCTGATAGTGATGAAGTTAAAGAATCCAGCAAGGGAACGTATACTTATAGCGAAACAATCTCTGTAGACCACGGTGGCCAGCCAATGTTCTGGTATGTCTTTGAAGGTGATGAAGATGCTCCATATCCATATGTTCTCTTAATGGATCTGCATGGGGAGGATACAATGGCTCACTTCCATATGCGTTATGGCGATGATCTTAAGGCATTAGCGGATGAAGATTCTGAATGGTATCCAACTTTCGTTGCTTCAGATACAAGTACCGACCAAGTCGTCTTTGATATTCTTGGCGAATAA
- a CDS encoding ISL3 family transposase, with protein sequence MNHFIEKTFQLKDKNIEIDMDYCEEIEFKGRTSLFYRGTLAYKPEACPHCGIANNDYVIVSNGKRSSRLTLTAKSGLPAYLILAKQRFLCKACGRSFTAKTSIVNPDCYITNQVKQQIMDRATRVTCETDIAKDTFVSPNTVRRVIHETARAIRIRSTEQLPKHLSFDEFKSVKSVKAAMSFICCDTLSHKIVDVVEDRKTHSLSAYFSRFSRQARYQVQTITIDMYEPYMHLAKRWFPNAKIILDPFHLIQALNRELDRTRIRYMNEVRYKDSRLYNKLKRYWKLILKPKSDLMSTEYHRFPLFDWLTNTRSIVDYLIQHDDVLKDTYQMVHQLGDALRDRNWQRYQEILAQSRSMTLSKGLRRVLRTFRKYGEYIHNTLTHAGLSNGPIEGINNKIKLLKRNGYGYRNFSHFRDRILLMCRLYEPKNKEKDQATNLVA encoded by the coding sequence ATGAATCATTTTATCGAAAAAACCTTCCAATTAAAAGACAAAAACATTGAAATCGATATGGATTATTGTGAAGAGATAGAATTCAAAGGGCGAACATCGCTCTTTTATCGAGGAACATTGGCATATAAACCGGAGGCTTGTCCTCATTGTGGCATTGCCAATAATGATTATGTCATTGTCAGTAATGGAAAACGCTCCTCTCGTCTGACATTAACAGCCAAATCAGGCTTACCTGCTTACTTAATCCTAGCTAAGCAACGCTTTTTATGCAAAGCCTGTGGGCGGTCATTTACAGCGAAGACATCCATCGTTAATCCTGACTGCTATATTACGAATCAAGTCAAACAACAGATTATGGACCGCGCCACAAGAGTCACTTGTGAAACAGATATCGCCAAAGATACTTTTGTATCACCAAATACAGTCCGACGGGTGATTCATGAAACCGCTCGAGCTATTCGAATACGGTCCACTGAACAGTTGCCTAAGCATCTATCCTTTGATGAATTTAAAAGCGTTAAGTCGGTTAAAGCAGCGATGAGCTTCATCTGTTGTGATACACTGTCACATAAAATCGTAGATGTGGTCGAAGACAGAAAAACACACTCACTCAGTGCTTATTTCTCAAGGTTTAGTCGCCAAGCACGTTACCAAGTTCAAACCATTACGATAGATATGTACGAACCATACATGCACCTGGCAAAGCGATGGTTTCCAAATGCAAAGATTATTCTTGATCCGTTCCATTTAATTCAAGCCTTAAATCGCGAATTAGATCGGACACGAATTCGTTACATGAACGAGGTTCGTTATAAAGATTCAAGACTCTATAATAAACTTAAGCGTTATTGGAAATTAATACTCAAACCAAAAAGCGACTTAATGTCTACTGAATACCATCGCTTCCCACTGTTTGATTGGTTAACCAATACTCGTAGCATTGTGGACTATCTCATTCAGCACGACGACGTCTTGAAGGATACCTATCAAATGGTGCATCAATTGGGCGATGCCTTAAGGGATAGGAACTGGCAACGATATCAAGAGATTTTGGCACAAAGCCGGTCCATGACACTTTCAAAAGGCTTAAGGCGTGTATTAAGGACGTTCAGAAAGTATGGGGAATATATCCACAACACACTCACACATGCAGGCCTTAGTAATGGTCCTATCGAAGGGATTAATAATAAGATTAAACTACTCAAACGCAATGGTTATGGTTACAGAAACTTCAGTCATTTTAGAGACAGAATATTACTCATGTGCCGACTTTATGAACCTAAGAACAAAGAAAAAGATCAAGCAACAAATTTAGTCGCTTGA
- a CDS encoding leucyl aminopeptidase, producing the protein MNILFEAGTGILINFAYQDEATGFFFQGKSGDLLADETHNTIQIGLGKKADLDTNTFQKALYQAGKSLKSKEVPKVIMPANPTAFSDEEYVCLAIEALYLSQYSFTYYQKTAKAGIETLYFSEAYARYAESVQEWLTLLESQAISRDLVNLRSNTLTPAHLAERVSEIFQDTDVSVSIDGPDAIRAKGLTAFLEVARGSEEEPRFILMEYKGGSEDEQPTVLVGKGITYDTGGYSLKPSASMSTMHSDMGGAGTVIGAMRAIAFNGLKQNVIGIVAATENAVSGKAYKPGEVITARNGMTIEVDNTDAEGRLTLADAVHYGADVYQPKLLIDLATLTGAALVALGETYTALVTNNEEALASLQAAAKHANEKVWELPNDDVYRESFKSDIADLKNTGGRLAGTITAGQFIEPFVEETPWVHMDIAGTAYLSKPQGLYEKGATGVHVKTLYHLIKGM; encoded by the coding sequence ATGAATATTCTATTTGAAGCAGGAACAGGCATTCTAATCAATTTCGCCTATCAAGATGAGGCTACCGGATTCTTCTTCCAGGGGAAGTCGGGGGACTTATTAGCTGATGAAACGCATAATACTATACAGATTGGGCTTGGCAAGAAGGCTGATTTAGACACCAACACATTTCAAAAGGCGCTTTATCAAGCTGGCAAAAGCTTAAAATCTAAAGAAGTTCCAAAAGTTATCATGCCAGCCAATCCAACGGCGTTTAGTGACGAGGAATATGTATGCTTAGCAATTGAGGCCTTATATTTAAGTCAGTATAGCTTTACCTATTATCAGAAGACGGCTAAAGCTGGTATTGAAACGCTTTACTTCTCAGAAGCTTACGCAAGGTATGCGGAGAGTGTTCAGGAATGGTTGACCCTTCTTGAAAGCCAGGCAATTAGCCGTGACTTGGTCAATTTACGTTCGAATACCTTGACACCTGCGCACTTAGCTGAGCGTGTCAGCGAAATATTTCAAGACACAGACGTATCAGTATCGATTGATGGACCCGACGCCATTCGCGCGAAAGGCTTAACGGCTTTCCTAGAAGTGGCTAGAGGCTCAGAAGAAGAACCACGCTTTATCCTAATGGAGTACAAAGGCGGGTCCGAAGATGAGCAACCAACAGTCTTGGTAGGCAAAGGTATTACTTACGATACAGGTGGATATTCGCTTAAGCCATCAGCTAGCATGTCTACCATGCATTCAGATATGGGTGGGGCCGGCACGGTGATAGGTGCCATGCGTGCGATTGCTTTCAACGGCTTAAAGCAGAATGTTATAGGTATTGTTGCAGCAACAGAGAATGCGGTATCAGGTAAGGCCTACAAGCCGGGTGAAGTGATTACGGCCCGAAACGGTATGACAATTGAGGTGGATAATACGGACGCTGAAGGCCGCCTTACCTTAGCAGACGCCGTCCATTATGGGGCAGATGTTTACCAGCCTAAACTTCTCATTGATTTAGCCACCTTAACCGGGGCAGCCTTAGTTGCTTTAGGCGAAACATATACGGCTCTTGTTACCAATAATGAAGAAGCACTTGCCAGCTTGCAAGCGGCAGCCAAACATGCTAATGAGAAGGTCTGGGAACTGCCTAATGATGACGTTTACCGGGAATCCTTTAAATCAGACATTGCTGATTTAAAGAATACAGGCGGACGTTTGGCTGGAACGATTACTGCCGGACAGTTTATCGAACCTTTCGTTGAAGAGACCCCTTGGGTTCATATGGATATCGCAGGCACGGCCTACTTATCTAAGCCACAAGGCTTATACGAGAAAGGGGCTACCGGTGTCCATGTTAAGACGTTATATCATTTAATTAAAGGCATGTAG
- a CDS encoding endonuclease III domain-containing protein, with the protein MTVNLKELYGYMLQEMGPQGWWPADSKDEIIIGAFLTQNTNWNNVELSLAQLKKATAFEPEQLLALPRAELEGLIRPSGFFKNKARGLQEFFQWYESFAFEPEAVNAVFPEDQVLRKELLRLHGVGEETADVLRLYVFDQVTFVSDAYARRLFTQLTGVIFPKYKDLQERLTLNSAFNLAEAQEFHGLIDEFGKVYLRGSGKFSESFLAGIRLAEGELLK; encoded by the coding sequence ATGACAGTGAATTTAAAGGAACTCTATGGTTACATGTTGCAAGAGATGGGCCCTCAAGGTTGGTGGCCAGCTGATTCGAAAGATGAAATAATTATCGGCGCTTTCCTCACGCAGAATACGAATTGGAATAATGTTGAATTATCCTTGGCGCAATTGAAGAAAGCAACGGCTTTTGAACCAGAACAGCTGCTTGCTCTGCCAAGGGCTGAATTAGAGGGCTTGATTCGGCCTAGTGGCTTCTTTAAGAATAAGGCCCGAGGTTTGCAGGAATTCTTCCAATGGTATGAGTCCTTTGCCTTTGAACCTGAAGCGGTGAACGCCGTCTTTCCAGAAGATCAAGTCTTGCGCAAGGAGTTATTGCGTCTTCATGGGGTTGGGGAGGAAACGGCCGACGTCTTACGCTTATATGTCTTTGATCAGGTAACCTTTGTATCGGATGCTTATGCTAGGCGTTTGTTTACGCAATTAACAGGTGTAATCTTTCCTAAGTATAAGGATTTACAAGAACGTCTTACGCTGAACTCAGCTTTTAATTTAGCCGAAGCGCAAGAGTTTCATGGGCTGATTGATGAATTTGGCAAAGTATATTTAAGAGGATCCGGCAAATTTAGTGAGAGTTTTCTGGCCGGAATAAGGCTCGCTGAAGGAGAATTGCTGAAATAA
- a CDS encoding methylated-DNA--[protein]-cysteine S-methyltransferase codes for MYHYATLVHEGLTFYLVASPIGLAFIGLRASFDRWQAQHPKIHLQEDVDTMALYVEQLRQYFAGERQVFALPLDAQGTPFQKEVWQALLELSYGETVSYSTLALGMGRPKAVRAVASAVASNPLLIVVPCHRVIAKDGTLANYREGQALKRALLDMEARKG; via the coding sequence GTGTACCACTATGCGACCTTAGTCCATGAAGGCTTAACATTCTATCTAGTTGCTTCACCTATCGGACTGGCCTTTATTGGCTTGCGGGCTAGTTTTGACAGGTGGCAGGCACAGCATCCTAAGATTCATCTACAAGAAGATGTGGACACGATGGCGCTTTATGTTGAGCAATTAAGGCAATATTTCGCCGGAGAACGCCAGGTCTTTGCCTTGCCACTAGATGCTCAGGGGACGCCTTTTCAGAAAGAAGTTTGGCAAGCTTTATTGGAGCTTTCCTATGGTGAGACCGTCTCATATTCTACGCTTGCATTAGGCATGGGTCGTCCTAAAGCAGTACGTGCAGTCGCTTCAGCTGTTGCGTCGAATCCGTTATTGATAGTTGTGCCGTGTCATCGAGTCATCGCCAAAGACGGCACCTTAGCTAATTACCGCGAAGGGCAAGCATTGAAACGAGCATTGCTTGATATGGAAGCGAGAAAGGGGTAG